AAGTGATCCTCACCGTCGGCACCGACTGCTCGGTCGGCAAGATGACCGTCTCGATGGAACTCGCCCGCGACGCCCGCGAGGCGGGCTACGACGCCGCCGTGATCCCCACGGGCCAGACCGGGATCATGATCGAGGGCTGGGGGAACCCGATCGATCGGGTCGTCTCGGACTTCACCGCGGGCGCGGTCGAGGAGATGATCGTCGAGAAAGGCGACGAGTACGACTACCTCTTCGTCGAGGGACAGGGAAGCATCGTCCACCCCGCCTACTCGGCGGTCACCTGCGGCATCCTCCACGGCGCGATGCCCGACAAGCTGGTGCTCTGTCACGTCGCCGGGCGCGAGGCTATCCACGGCTACGAGTCCTTCCCGCTGCCGCCGATCGAGAGCTACGTCGACCTCTACGAGGATCTCTCGGCACCGGTCAGCGAGGCTCCGGTCGTCGCCGGCGCAATAAACACCGCCCATCTCGAGGACGAGGGGGCCCGGCAGGCGGTCGACGAGTACGCCGACGACCTCGGCGCGCCCGCGACGGACGTCATCCGGTACGACACCGACGACCTGCTGGAGGCCCTGCTCGAATGACGCTCGCCACCGACTTCGAGCGCCGCTCGCTGCCGCTCGAGTACCCGTTCACGATTGCCCGCGGGACGCAAACGGAGTCGGCGGTCGTGACCGTCCGCGTCGAAGCCGACGACGGAACGATCGGCGTCGGCGGCGCCGCGCCGTCGTCCCACTACGGCGAGACCGTCGACACCGTGACGGCCGTCCTCCCCGACCTGCTCGCGGTCGTCGAGGACGTCGGCGATCCGCACCAGCTCGAGCGGATCGAACGGCGGATGCGCGAGACCGTCCGGCGGAACCCCGCGGCCCGCTGTGCGGTCAGCATCGCGCTCCACGACTTCGTCGCGAAACGGCTCGACCTCCCGCTGTACCGGTACTGGGGGCTCGATCCGTCCGAGAGCCTCGAGACGTCGTACACGATCGGCCTCGACGACACCGAGACCATGCGCGAAAAGACCGAGACGGCCCTCGACCGCGGATTCTCCACGCTGAAGGTCAAACTCGGCACCGATCGCGACGTCGAAATCGTCGAGACGATCCGATCGGTCGCCCCCGACGTCAGCCTGTTCGTCGACGCTAACGAGGCCTGGACGCCCCGCGAGGCCGTCCGGAAGATCGATCGCCTCGCCGCGTACGACCTCGCGTTCGTCGAACAGCCCGTCCCCGCCGAGGATCCGGCGGGACTGCGCTACGTCTACGAGCGGGCGGCGCTCCCGATCGCCGCCGACGAGTCCTGCGAAACGCTGTCCGACATCCCGCAGATCGCGGACCGGTGTGACATCGCGAACCTCAAACTCATGAAGTGTGGCGGCCTGCGGGAGGCCAAACGGATGATCCACGCCGCACGCGCCCACGGCCTCGAGGTGATGTGCGGCTGTATGACCGAATCCAACGCGTCGATCGCGGCGGCCTGCCACCTCGCGCCGCTGCTCGACTACGCCGACCTCGACGGGTCGCTCCTGCTGGCCGAGGACCCCTACGACGGCGTCCCGATGTCCGGCGGGGAGATCGACCTCGCGGGGCTCGATCGGGCGGGAACCGGCGCCGTCACGGAGTAGCCGACCGGCGGCGTCGACGACCGATCGCGGTTTCCGCTCGGCGTCTGCGGTCGCTTGCCGTACGGCGTCTGCGATCGCGATGTTGTAAATAGTAGTGACCGATCCTCTAGAACTGATCCCAACTGTCGTTTACGGTCGTGGCGTCCGTGGGGAATCACGTCATGCAAGACGGGCACGAGGACGGACGCGATTCCTCGCGGCTGTCCCGGCGGATGGTTCTGCAGGCGACGAGCGGTGCGGTCGCGCTGTCGGCCGTCGGATCCGCGCGGGCCAGCGAGGGCGAGGGCGAAGCGCGCGGAGCGCGGATCGATCGGCGCTGTCCCGAGGCGACGATCGAGCCGAGTCACGGTCACTGTGCGGGGGCCAGCCTGGAGGGCTGTGCCGACGACCACCCGGTGACGATCGACCTCCAGGAGGCCGTCGCGGAGACGCTCTCGGGCCGGTACCCGGACGTCGGGTCGTTGCTCGACGACGACTACAAGCCGTACTTCGACACCCTGGCTGGAGACGGCGGCTACTCCCACTGGCTCAGCCCCGAACACATCGGCGACGGGACGCTTCTGGACCCGGATCGGCCGGAATCCGTACTCGTCGATAACGAGTCCTGGCGACCGATCGGCGTCATGTTCGTCGCGACCGTCGACGGCGACCCGGTCTCGCCGCCGCCCGTGGTCTACGACGCGACCGCCGACGTCACCTACGAGGACGGGGTTTCCCCCGCCGTTCCCGAGTCGGAGACCGGCGACGACGGCGAGTCTCCGGATCGCTGCTCCCCGTGGCACTACCACGCGGGACTCCCCTCGCGGTTCGCGTGGTGGTACTACCGGAAGGTGTACGAAGGGGACTACGAGGACGGCGCGGTGCAACTCCCCTGTCGCACGCCCTGTCTGCTCCACGTCTGGACAGTCGACCATCCCGAGAGCGTCTACGCCCACGACGCGCCACCGCCGGAGTACCGCGATCGAGACCCCGCGGACGAGGCCAGTTTCGAGACGGACGCGGACCCCGGCGAGGACGTGCTCGGCTGGGACGTGCTTCCGGACGAGGCGACTCCCGATCTGCTTCCGGGCGAGTTCTCCGTTCTCGGGCCCTGAACACACTCCTGTGGACTTACTCGGCGGCCGCGTCGAGCCAGCCCCACGCCGCCAGCGCGGCCACGACCCGGTCGACCGCTTCCGTCACGGTGCAGTCGTCGGTGTCGATCACGACGTCGGCGTCCGGGTCGTCGAACTCCCGGTAGACCACGTGGACGCCCTGCTCGTCGATCGAGTCCGGCCGCGATCGATTGCGTTCGAGGCAGGTCCCGAGGCTCGCCGTGACGTGGACGAACCGGACGTCCTCGAGGGTGCGAAACTGCGTCTGCCACTCGCGCCGGTAGAACGTGCCATCGACGAGGTGGACGGCGTTCTCGGGTCCCTCGGAGACCCGTTCGTAGAGTCGTTCGTACGTGCGACTGGAGAACTCGTCGGAGTGGTGGCTCTCGACGCGTACGCCCTGGCGGGCGAGACGGTCTCGAACCCGGTTCGTGATCGTCGTTTTGCCGGCACCGGGCGGACCGCAAACGACGAGTATCACGGTCGCTCACTCGTCGTCGAACGGTGTAATCCCTTCCGTTTCGACCTCCCTCGCCGATCGCTACTGCTCCCAGTCGATCTCCTCGCCGCGGCCCGACTCGCGGAGGATGAACGGCCCGATCGCCAGCGTTCGCTGGGCCATCGTCGCGATCCGCAGGATGAAGGCGATCAACAGGAGAAACGGGGTGACGGCGATCGTCGCCGCCAGCGCGACGATCCAGACGAGGAGATCCACGCCCAGGAACACCCCTATCACGGCGTTCGAATCGAAAAAGAGCAGCATCGACATCGTCACGATCAGGGAGGGCACGGCGACGTACATCATCGCCCGCGAGAGATTGATCAGTTCCCACTGGAAGTACAGCGTCTTGAAGTGCTCGCGGGCGAGGCCGAACAGCTTCAGCGACTCGAGCAGGTCGTCGTAGGCCTCGCGAGCCTCGTCGGTGAACGAGTCGGCGTGGGTGTTCCGGATCCGCCGGGTCCGGAAGATCTTCCAGGAGTAGTTGTAGTCGAGCGCGGCCTTGACGACCTCGTAGGTGCCGAACTGGGCGTCGTCCAGGTCGGCGCGGACCGACTCGGCGTGCGTCGTGAGGTTGTCGACGAAGTCGTCGACCCGTTCCTGAAGGTCCGCATCCTGGCTATCGGAGACGGCCTCCCGGAAGTCGAGCGCCCGCTCCTCGGAGGCGGCGACGATCGCCTGCACGAACGAGGCCGGTTCCGGCGGACTGATCGGCGCGTCGATCGATCCGCCGACGTTCTCGCGAAACTCGAGTGCCCCCTCGAGCCGCGTTCGCTGGTCTTCGACCGCACCGATCTCCTGGGAGAGCACCAGCGAGTTGATCGTGACCACGAGCGTGACCCCGGTGATCAGCGCCGTCGTCAGCGCCTGGAAGAGCGTCCCGATCGGATCCGACGTCCCGACGAGCGCCCTGAGCGAGACGGGACTGAGTCGGGCGACGACGAGCAGTCCGACGAAGACGAACGCCATGAGGCCGACCGTGACGACCCACCGGTTCGCGTTCAACAGGAGCTGGTGTTTCCACGTCGAGGCCGCGCTACGTTCGGCCATCGTATCGCTGGGCTGGGACCCGTCGCCGCTCATCGGTCGGCCCGGACGATACCACATCGCCCGGGAAATAGCTACGGCAGGAGTCCGCGCCACTGAACGCGGTGGTGTCGACGGCTCATACGGTCCGTTGTACCGAGTTACCGGTGCAACCGCAGGCCGGGCGCGGTTGCACCGGCACTGACGTACGACGGTCCGTATCACCCCAGGTCCTCGTCACGCTCGGACTCCCGAAGGATGAACGGGCCCATCGCGAGCGTTCGCTTGGCGACCGACGCGATCCGGAGGATGTAGACGATGAAGACGACGAACGGGGCGATACCGACGACGAAGCCCGCGCTCGTCACCCAGACGAGGTTGTCGACGCCCAGCGTCGTCCCGGGGAGCGCACTCCCGTCGATGTACATCAAGAACAGCGCGATCGCCGTCAGCGCGGGCACCGAGATGTAGAGCAGGGCCCGCGAGAGGTTGATCAGCTCCCACTGGAAGTACAGCGTCTTGAAGTGCTCGCGGGCCGGCCCGAAGAACT
This region of Halosolutus amylolyticus genomic DNA includes:
- a CDS encoding dipeptide epimerase → MTLATDFERRSLPLEYPFTIARGTQTESAVVTVRVEADDGTIGVGGAAPSSHYGETVDTVTAVLPDLLAVVEDVGDPHQLERIERRMRETVRRNPAARCAVSIALHDFVAKRLDLPLYRYWGLDPSESLETSYTIGLDDTETMREKTETALDRGFSTLKVKLGTDRDVEIVETIRSVAPDVSLFVDANEAWTPREAVRKIDRLAAYDLAFVEQPVPAEDPAGLRYVYERAALPIAADESCETLSDIPQIADRCDIANLKLMKCGGLREAKRMIHAARAHGLEVMCGCMTESNASIAAACHLAPLLDYADLDGSLLLAEDPYDGVPMSGGEIDLAGLDRAGTGAVTE
- a CDS encoding DUF1611 domain-containing protein; its protein translation is MRVAILAHEKFPDRAKTALGVLRYADYDAAAVLDRESAGDRVSDYVPDVQDAPIVEGMADLEADDLDALLIGIAPIGGDFDESWREDVRTALEYGCDVISGLHYFLEDDEEFAALAAENDCDLWDVRKPSDDLTVADGVAGDVDAEVILTVGTDCSVGKMTVSMELARDAREAGYDAAVIPTGQTGIMIEGWGNPIDRVVSDFTAGAVEEMIVEKGDEYDYLFVEGQGSIVHPAYSAVTCGILHGAMPDKLVLCHVAGREAIHGYESFPLPPIESYVDLYEDLSAPVSEAPVVAGAINTAHLEDEGARQAVDEYADDLGAPATDVIRYDTDDLLEALLE
- a CDS encoding ATP-binding protein; translation: MILVVCGPPGAGKTTITNRVRDRLARQGVRVESHHSDEFSSRTYERLYERVSEGPENAVHLVDGTFYRREWQTQFRTLEDVRFVHVTASLGTCLERNRSRPDSIDEQGVHVVYREFDDPDADVVIDTDDCTVTEAVDRVVAALAAWGWLDAAAE